From the Pseudorasbora parva isolate DD20220531a chromosome 2, ASM2467924v1, whole genome shotgun sequence genome, the window CAGATGAGTCTGTTCTTTGTGGCCGTGATCTTGGCCGGTCTGAACGCTCAGTGGTTTGGTCCGTCTGCCACAGAGAGCATGCTGGTCATGCAGGAGATCGAGAAGGAACATGGTCTGGGAGGTCAGGTGGGTATGAGCTCCAACAAGGAAGGATATGCCAAACTGCGTGAGCAGGACCCCAAATACAAGGAGCACAGAGCCACCTTCTACCGTTACCATGGTCTGTCTAACCTCTGTAACCTCATAGGCTTTTTCTCCACCACCATCAATCTCATTTACCTGGCCCTCCATTTGGGAACTATATGAGTATGAGAGAGTACATACAGACagatatttttattgatttatccTGTGTCTGTTTGCTTTTATTTTCTCAAACTGTTTTGTTTAACAATAATGATATTTTTAATGCAACAAGAGTGTTTAGTGTTCATTAAGAACCAAGTGTAGACACAAATGTGAACTGAGTGAAAAGGTGTCCAGTTGATTTTATGTTGACACTGTCCCTAAAAGTGGAGTCGGATCTCCTTTTAGTCCATTTTATTTGATCtcattcacaatagaatattattatttgaattataatATCATCTCTTcttttataatataatgttaaaaataaactaaatagtaggaaattcaattaaataataattgtctGCTGTTTTCTTTACTTTAAATGAAAGGCAGGCAAAACTTTAGCCTTCTTTTTTGGACTGAAGGGTGTGTTTgtgacagtatttttttttgttataatcAAGTTTcaactgttcattgttagttcatgtcagATCGGGTCTGTTAAATATTAACGGATACATTTTTTAATCttaataatgtattactaaatgttgaaattacctaagattaataaatgtgaTATTTTTTCACAGTTAGGGTAAGTGTGTATTAATGTAATTAATCAATTGGTAATAAATTAAATGcttttgtaaagtgttaccaaaaaaatctatatctAAAAGCATCATTCTTGTGAACTgcttttaaagtatatttttagtttttattattgttgttgttattattattattattattattattattatataaagatGCCCATCCATATTGAATGATGTTATTATGAATGTTCACAGTATTTCTactgtgtatatatttaaaatatttcaaagtGGGTAATTGCACtgaattttgtttatttacaaaCATAATATCTATTTAGtgataatatagatttttatgATTGTGTTTTGGTATATATGTACAATAATTCTTATCTGTTTTGCCTTTATGCTTTACAATGTGAACAATACTTTTACAGTATTTTCCCACTAGAGGGCTGTTTGTAGAAACACTTATGGAAATAAGAGGACCAACCTTAGGCTTGACTATCATAAAATGCTGTTTATATTTgcttatatataaaatatattttatatttcaatgACACTAAAATTGCAATTAATCTCTATGGAAAAGCAACTGTACAGAAAATGAACCTTTGATCATCTTTGTAAACTTACTGTTTAAACAGCAAAGTAAACTTCCTGCTATTTCTGGACATGGGAAAagaattgatgttttttttggcATATTCAAGCCCTTGCTGTGAAGATTTGATTATTTGtaatctttagttttttttttatatacagtttattaatcacatttgtctttttaattcaaaggtgtgtgtgtgtgtgtgtgtgtgtgtgtgtgtgtgtgtgtattatttaGATTGACCTTGAACAAACATCTATTTAGTTAAAAGAAATACCAAAACAACTACTGTATTTAGGttaagttgatttttttttttttttttacaaaaaaataaataaagcattgagtgtttttatttgcatttactgTTTGCTTACCATAGTGACTTACAAGTATGTGACATTATATTATGATGCTTACACAGAAAGCGCTAGATAAAACTGACTCTTCTATTGAGACTTGAGTGAAGGAGGTATTTTAAAGGTATTATGTTTTTGTGACTATAGTATCAACACTATAGCACTAAAAAGGTTTTTTCTTCCTTCAATAAATTTACATCTCTTGCTTATAAATTTATTGAAGGAAGAAAACGCATTTTAAGTGCTATAGGCCTATAGTGATGATACCATATTCACAAAAACGTAATACCTTTATAATGATGGCTCATTCAGTGCCATAGGTGGAATCAATGGAACTAGATTTGCATTTCATGAGTTAGGATTTTAAATTGTATAGAAACTACAGGAAGTAATGGCATCCTGGGaaatgaagtgtttttttttttttttttttcattttagtcgatttaataaaataaaaaaagtgtatttattaaataattcatGAATGGTATAAAATCTACCTTTTCATATATTTATAAGGCATATAAAACAGAtttatttactctttttttgattgatagatagatagatggatagacagacagacagacagatagatagatagatagatagatagatagatagatagatagatagatagatagatggatggatggatggatggatggatggacggacggacggacggacggatagatagatagatagatagatagatagatagatagatagatagatagatagatagatagatagatagatagatagatagcgtAAAGAGGAAGAAAAGGAGCAGAGATGCTGTCATGACGGAGTTGGAAGCCGTTGTGTACACACTTCAGATCCGGGAGCTCCGTCACACATgcatgcgcgcgcgcgcgcacacacacacacacacaccgacagaGTTTGTTACATACGCGTTTCCTCGCAAGGATACCCCGGTGGCTTTACCGGAGCAAGAGATAAAGCGCCGACTACCCTTGTGAAGGTAGGATTCAATTTAATGTAACTTAGTCTTTGCGTTTGAAAGTTATTTTTTGACCCTCATACAAACATTTGTCTGTCTCCGGATGGGAAAACGACTGCAGTTTCATTGTCTTTTGGGGCATGCAGGATATCAACTGTGTAGTTTAAGACACCCTGATTATGTCATTGATATTCTTCAAAAAAGTTTAGGATATCAGAAAGTGATGATTCGAATCAAGTCAGCAACAGAAcacttgcaaaaaaaaagtatctaTTTACAAACGATCACTTGAGGTAGCACTTTGTAAATTCCGTGGTATAGCCTACCAAAGTATTAGGCTAAGTGATACCATTCTGGTACTGTTTTGTTAAGAAGGACAGGTTGATTGAAAAGAATGTTGAGGTTATTAAATTCTGTAACGTATTGATACCCTTCCCTTTTTTCATTAATCGATTCAATcaatcatttattcattcactcaattattaatttatttatgttattGCTGTATGATAAACCTCTTGCATGCATGGACCAAACAACACATTATTTAGTTACATTCATTAGAAATTAGCCTAtcaattttataaaatgtagttGTGTGATTGTCTGCAATGTAAGAAAGCAAATTGTGTCCTGTTTAATTCTATTCAACTGGAAGACAGTTATGGACATCTGCTAGACGATCAATAAACAGATCAGCACCATGGTAACCAGAGAAGACCCCATCCTCAAAAACCCCATTTGGCCCTCTGGTGAATCTCTGATGTTACAGATCATTGATCTATAGCCAGCCGTGAGGCATTCAAACCAGCTGAGGTGCATTTTGGCCCTGGGGTCTCTGAGATTTTGCAGAGATCTGATCATTTAAATGGAGTTGTGTTAATTTAATAGTAAAAAAACATCCAGTGAAAGTCTTTGAGGCAAGACATACCCGTAAGGTTTAAAGCAGAAAGGTATTTTACTTAAAgtatctttttatttttcctcctgtgtaacatttttatttgagcTGTAACACTGTTTAAATCATCCTGTTGGCAAAATTAACTTTTGATGATTTGTTCCATGTAGACCTATTTTATGGATAGTTGTTACATCCCTTTCCCGTGTCCTTGTGCCTATCATGCCTAATTGTTCtgaaaattatgacagaaattaggaaaaaaatcatactgaAAATTTTGAACATGTCAAATTAGACACAAAGACCCTCACATAATTGTGCGATGTAGCCTGGCAAATCAAACTGTAGTAACTTGATATGATCTACAATTGTCCTCCTCAATAAGGATCACATTGTTGAAGGTGATGCCATATTTTATGTTCTAAGGTctttattattaatgtgaaaGATTAAGCTCTGATTCTGAGCAGATAAAAGTAATGTTAATTGGGAGAAGGGGTTCCATACTGTCCATAGCATAAGCATTATTGATTTGTCTTCCTAATGGGACAATTGGGATGGGATTCCATGCTCTTACTAATGGATGTGCTGAGTGCCATTTGGTATAACACCATTAAATTGAGCTGTAAAATTAATGCTGGGGCTGGGCATATATTCGCCTCGTCAGATCTGCTTTATGTTTTCATCCAGATACACATTTAAACTGCAGAAGCCAGAAACCAGATAGGAGCTCTAGGGGGATTTGTATTGCCAGTGTCTCGTTGTTAAAGATCACTGGGGAAAATCCACTTTTATTGATGTCTTGGCTTCATTTTTAGTATTGGAAGGCCTCATGTAGCCAGTACACATGCTCAACATGTGACAGGGCTTTTTAGGGAGCTTAAGATCCTTTTGCTAAGGCCTAAGAAAGTACAGTTTTACTCAACCGCTGTGTTCATTTGAGCAATAAGGCATGACAAGTGAAAACTACATTGAATAGCAAAGCATGCGTGTAATATCGTtaatactttacaataaggtctcatttgttaatattatttaatgtattaactaacatgaactaacctatatatatatatatatatatatatatatatatatatatatatatatatatatatatatatataatgtcttTTTTAATTGATCGTTCTTGTTTGTTCAGaatagttcacagtgcattaactaatgttaatacaACTTtggattttaataatattttagtaaatattgaaataaacatgaactaagataaataaatgctgtagaattATTGTTTGTTCTTAGTTGATGTTAACTAAAGTAgttactaatgttaacaaattgtaaagtgttacagtAATATTTGCAATTAAGTGCTAGTTCATAAGAAATATAACATAGTTGGTTTCACTGTTTGGAATACTAATCGTATCtgcatttatgatttttttgtcattgtttgACTTCAAAAGCCCTAGTCTCTACTTTCATTCTATTTTATCAACGAATTGTGGGATTCTTACAAATATTTTAGAATGGAGTCTATCAtcttcaccaaggctgcatttattgtatcaaaaaatacaatacaattttgatatattattacaaaataactgttttctatgaatatattttaaaatttaatttttttctgagatcaAAGAGGAATGTTTAGCATCATTACAgccgtcttcagtgtcacatgatccttcagaaatcattctgatatgatgatttgatactcaagaaacatttctgattattatcaatattgaaaacagttgtgttgcttaatattttccCCATTATCCATTTAATGCATTCTGTGCTCATTTGCTCAATTTTCCTTTTACAATAGGAAGATGTTTCAAAACCTCTCAAGTATTTCTTATGGTCTTACCCAATGATTTTGCAACCCTCTACACTGTAATCTGAACGTTAGGATTAACCACCAGACCAGCCGCAAGCTTCTCACAAAACAGCGATACTGTGCACATCAATATCAGTGATATGGAGCGATGTGCCACTCTGAGAGTTCAGTACCGGTCCTTCAGACCAGGCCATTCGAAATTACTATTGCAAATGAGGAGTTCAAAAAGATCCTTCCTAACAATTGCTCTTGTGTCCTTGAGAAAATAGCTGCCGTGGGCATTCAGTGTCTTTGTTGTAGCATCTCCACCTCTGAAGTGGAGTTGTGTTTTAGGCGCTCTGCTCGCCTGTTAATAGGTCTGAATGCTTTGTTTGTGGGCCCGTTGTCATGGAGACGGGCCGTGAGGGTCTGATTGATCAGCTGAACGGTGGAGGGGTTGTGTTTCCATTCCCAAAGGTTTGCCTGTTAGTTTAGGCTCTGCTGCCGGTGGAGATGGCTGGTTCTGAAGGTTATGCTCAGAGGGTAATCAGATATTTGTTTTAAGACCAGAAtgtgtaatttattatttatttaagtccATTTTACTTCCGGACATACAGTATTGTGACATATTTCAGAGTGACACAGGATATTTGATAAGAAAAAATGTTGGACTGGATGTTTTGTTCTTGCATGTGTTtagaaaataaatctaaaataaaataaaaaattttttttaaataaatctaaatcttAAGTCCAGtatgatttcatgttgactttataAGACACCAAATTTCATAtagtttcatgtatttaaaTAGTTGCAGGCAACTTCTAAATGAAATATGAGGTCATTAACATTTACCAAGAGGCTCTTGTAttgattttgaaatatatttttctctctttcaGATGGCATCTGTAACCAACTCGCGTCTGCAGCCGTCACAGAAAGATGCGGCGGACCAAAACTTTGACTACATGTTCAAACTCCTCATCATCGGCAACAGCAGTGTGGGTAAAACCAGCTTCTTGTTTCGCTACGCGGATGATTCCTTCACTTCAGCCTTCGTCAGCACGGTGGGGATCGACTTTAAGGTGAAAACTGTTTTCCGCAACAACAAGAGGATCAAACTACAAATCTGGGTAAGTTTGATTATCACCTGATCAGTCTGAACTGAAGTCTTCAACTAATTGAAGGAATTCAATTCTAAGTCCACTTtctattaaatgtttttaaaatcctAATAACAAGAGACTGCGATATAGTTGTGAAAATTCATTTCACTCTTAATTATAAATGGTCTTTTGTTGGCattgatggttccatgaagaatctttaactctttccccgccagcgtaaaaaaaagaagttgaatagcccatagaatatttagttttatgGATATCTGAGCGTGCAATATTTCTAAAGAAAGAGCTGACCTATTTATGTATTAAagagttacttcagcgattagcgtattgctttctatcagtagaaaccctggagtatattcgaatgattgtgctctCCCCTCTCATATGCCCCtaagacgagagatttatgcattttatttctggtaaaattcctcccatgatgcAAATGTCGTCAATTTACGTCATCGGTAAAATGTTTGGCCagcagccagcagagggagctatttccgcatgttttcaactcgcacatgggggatggggtcgcactcacagctcagctcggctcaggcattcatggaaacggtgtggccggcggagcaaagtgagtattttatcttctcaagttaattcctatgaaagttaatcttctaaaggcatgaactgaaaacgcgccagactgaacacactCTGAGAACTACTGCCACGAGTGTGgatgcgtttacctcagctctcatcatgagagctcattcagctcatcacgatttgtgtaatctgactcctgctgcgtttgtgctgacacttcctcagtggctaaatcacattatattgaacacactttcagtttttaattgtagtgtctgttctctaactgaactgattttatgaagatgaacgtggtggtgggaaagtaagtgattcagtagcggtggctttgggagtggcgtcgtagggcagcgaagcattctgggaattgttgtctttcatcctcatgagacaaaaatacattttctgtcttttctcggtctagaaggcaccaaattcaaaaataatttcacatttctactacattaatgacccagtttaaatacagattcatcttcccagcgctgaagtacccctttaatggtaTAGCGCACCTTTTGCTGCACTACCATGTTTGTATAGCATATTCTCGTGCTTTCTGGAAATGTGCCGCTTTAGATTCCAATAAGAATCTTTGCTAACTCTCACAGTCTCTCCACACTCTTTCAATTTCTTCTCTCTGCTAGTTCTTAACTTTTTACTGTGCTTTTATGTATAAGGCTTGCAACTTTGTTAAAACAATAATTGAACTCCATAACCTATTGCTCCACTATTGCTTATCTATTTCACGGATTCTCGAACTAGCATATCACCAAAGGACATTCTGGGTTGAGCGAGCGGCTGAGCGGCTGAGCGGACTGAGTGAGTTGAGCGGAATCTTCAGAAAGGCGCCACCCACTCTGGAGGAAATTTTACCGCTCCGCTCACGCCACACTCTGCTCACATGCTCTGaatgatgatgatcatgttatttttcaattaaaaaaaccCTTTTTGGAACCTTCATTTTTAAGAATGAAGTCAGAAAGTGTGTATCTGGCATTACAAATCATGCGTGTAAGCAAGAAGGTACTCAAGGCGTTGTTAAGCCTGCAACATTCtccacaagaacagagaaaaaggTTCTCGCTCCgagctgcgagaacaaaatgacgtcatttttgttctcgcagccctggtttgggagttctcgcagcttgttctcgacacattgcctgggcagaacttttttcttgtgggtgtccgagaacttttgtgtgattggtcatacatttaaagtaggtgtggttaatgcggagaaacgagtatgttccaagctttttGGCACGATGCGAAGCAGAGTGTCTGCAACCCCTTCAGCCGTGACTTAATCACGATACAGCACAGCTTTGAGAACCTTATTGATTTTATAAAATGGCGGCAGCATATTTCAAATCTAACCTGCCatgagtatcgtctagcaactctcaatacacgtctgagcttaATTAGACAAACTCTGGTCGGGACaatcacaatggccctcatttatcaaaagtgcgtacaccaaatttccagcgtacaccttgcgtacaccgaAAACCACGGTGACTTtaagatttatcaatatggacgttggcgtacggcacgctcaaatcctacgccagctcaggaggtggtgtacgcacgtttgagttagtgggaaaatgcgcagaaaaacaattcctaacaccacaaaatgccctgacaaagatatgctatattatgaccaactgtaaaaaaacaacaacaacaacataggaattataaacttcagtgtgtatttttgtgcaacatggacttcaatgtttaattcatgtgactttaccaaagcatttgatttgtaggcctgtattcctccagttgcgagcctgtgcgctttacctgacggttcagggttaggcccggcagctgcgcacggactgagactgaaaataattcagactgtcaaaataataaaaatgacattcttcttcttttaaataataatcataaaataaataataacaacattcttcttctaaataacaataagcgtcattaataataaaaatcataataataataagaagaagaagaacaatcttaaattgtcatgcaattattattgTGAATTagtggtactccacatcacatcatcatcactattgtacaccccaatacatgtgccgtgatacgaaattaaatgctaattgtttcaaaacacgtGCTGTATAGGCCTAATAATGATAgataatttctcatccaaacatAAACTGCTGtgttgaatatataggggcgtgttattctaatgacgatcgttttcagccacggcatttatcaagggcaggtattgcgtacacctggattgtaagcataatcttacgccaacatatacacccatTTCGCAAGATTGATacatgagggccattgtgtatagagtcggtgggcgaggcttaacataatgacggccgagttgcgtttgcgtgcttctagtaaacacagaagctggcgaacggcggtctttcaaatcagctttgaccggcgactctggaagacttggagataagcttttctctgagaaaagaacaaagaacggcactgaagtcattcaaaGTCAAAGGGAAGtcaaagggaagatgtgttcggactTTTGCCGTCCAGATACgacgaaagtttaatctgtcaactagcctCACTTTaccgtcgttgctctggttggttgtagtgctatccaattgcgtgcagagggagtttgaaagacaaccatttatcccgcccctcggattgagccctgtctgtggtgagtttccagaccaaacatcttgatgtgggtctgactcGTCAGGCTCTAAAAGCCTTCCTTCCGCGGTGAAAAAATAGTCCCTGTAAACAGCAAGCACTGATCTATAACAGAAGATACATTAGTACATCATGAGTTGGTGGCAAAGATTGTCTTTATGAGTGTGTCAGTCAGTATAGACTTTTATATTGAAAGGATTGAAACTTGTTGTGAACACGGGAACAAGATGCAACAAACAAATGTTTTCACTACCGTCAGTGTTAGGACAACGGAAAACCCCTTTACTGACAAGATATCGCAGAGgacattcaaactgattttTTATTAGAAACATAGGGCTGACCTAAAGGAATATGCTAAATATGACTTTCAGGTAATGCATTCTCACGATAATACAGTAAGATTTAATGCGCAATATCAATGGAgaacaaacatattttttatgttgCTAAGGGTGTTGTGTGATGGTCATAGCTGTGTTTTAAGCCGTGAATAAAACACAgctattgaccaatcagaatcaaggacTGGAACTAATTGTTTTATAAACAGGTATAAACCAGCTTTAAGATTCAGTGGATCATGCATGTTTGTGGTATTAACTAAAGTGGCAATTTTGCAGATACAGAATATAGTAATAGTAAATACTGTAAAATgactaaagccccgtttccaccaaaattacccggaactatttgtaccaggaacttttttacaggaacttttctcccccccagacctgcagctgtctgcgtttcgaccgcgataaagttccgagaagattaggcaaattagtccggtgatgtaggactgcgcgcgactgttcctccaaatcagtgaaggacagtaatcatttgtgtgtgtaccgattgaaagatttagtgatctgtttacatgagacgttatctaaaccgatctggtgtttacatgtgatgactttcaatcgcaatcattttgtcacatgcagtttgtctgccgcaccaaaaatgtcaacgctgttttctccagcagctggagtgtgttgactgtagccatagcaactcttaacggccaccaggactaatacagtattatttatagctatttgttgtaaagtgtaataatcatctcagaaaaaaaaatcttctgtcaggcgcagttaaagtaaaaactgcctggggcaatatacgctgtgtcattactccaacattatcttcataacttacgaaataaaaagtttagccctcagaaaaatgtactttcctctcttgtcaacatgagcgcggcgcgcgccgtcacgtcatgtaaggacacacacttaaaagtaatcggtcaggtcgtttacatggtgaaaaaaaattaataacgagtatggaagagattcaagctttgctgcttttgctggttatgtataggtttactaaagaggtaattaacaatgacagaaaagagcactaatatgcagattcagcagcatgcagctgcagcatattcagaaagcttgtaaagctagatttaaaatgacaatgtatattattatcagctattacggacattgaacgtgagatggctgagacgaccgcgcgccaccagacagagagcaaagactgatatttactgaacgcagaacgaacctcgcaaaagacttttaaaaatgccggttgaactgcgtgagctcaaccaatcagcatgttcagcgcccaagtc encodes:
- the tmem205 gene encoding transmembrane protein 205 yields the protein MATEGDPTDFVKVLHLLVISFTWGMQVWVSFIAGFVLISQVSMHTFGLVQSKLFPFYFYCLLGGNAVSLAIYAVYHPRELLDWHEGIQMSLFFVAVILAGLNAQWFGPSATESMLVMQEIEKEHGLGGQVGMSSNKEGYAKLREQDPKYKEHRATFYRYHGLSNLCNLIGFFSTTINLIYLALHLGTI